A genome region from Candidatus Poribacteria bacterium includes the following:
- a CDS encoding LamG domain-containing protein gives MKFMRQLTFIGLGLLLSVCLFAVPSAFAQLELSTLTGLWLFDEGSGNLAADSSDSALDATIEGNPSWVNGVFGSGLELDGVNAYVEVPAHVNPTDAITVSLWVKSMTETWNQHGWMVEKRNAYIIHPNANTKNVSWPICNNGCWNKPGGWRDGEVGPNDITDWHLYTTTFDSATGEWNIYIDGISESSMTINQDPIDADNGPLFIGRDTCCDGRFGNAIIDEVAIFNVALSADEIQMMMDKGLSALLLTPVEPQDKLSTTWADVKQQY, from the coding sequence ATGAAATTTATGAGACAATTAACCTTCATAGGCCTCGGTCTACTGCTGAGTGTTTGCCTGTTTGCTGTTCCATCTGCGTTCGCACAACTTGAGTTGAGCACGTTAACGGGTCTCTGGCTCTTTGACGAAGGCAGTGGCAATCTTGCGGCGGATTCATCTGACAGTGCGCTTGATGCCACAATAGAAGGAAACCCGTCGTGGGTTAATGGCGTGTTTGGTTCAGGGTTGGAACTCGATGGCGTAAATGCTTATGTCGAAGTCCCTGCACACGTAAATCCAACAGATGCCATTACTGTTTCGCTTTGGGTTAAAAGCATGACAGAGACGTGGAATCAGCACGGTTGGATGGTCGAAAAACGGAACGCGTACATCATCCATCCGAATGCAAATACGAAAAACGTTTCTTGGCCGATTTGTAACAATGGCTGCTGGAATAAGCCCGGTGGTTGGCGCGATGGCGAAGTCGGACCGAACGACATCACCGACTGGCATCTCTACACCACCACGTTTGACAGTGCAACCGGTGAGTGGAATATCTATATTGATGGCATTTCGGAAAGTTCAATGACAATTAATCAAGATCCTATTGATGCCGACAACGGTCCGCTATTCATCGGTAGAGATACCTGTTGCGATGGCAGATTCGGCAATGCGATTATTGATGAAGTTGCCATTTTCAACGTTGCACTCAGTGCTGATGAGATCCAGATGATGATGGATAAAGGACTTTCGGCGTTGCTTTTGACACCCGTCGAACCGCAAGATAAACTCTCTACGACTTGGGCGGATGTTAAACAGCAATACTAA